Proteins encoded within one genomic window of Methanosarcina barkeri str. Wiesmoor:
- a CDS encoding HAD family hydrolase gives MPVQQDFISIAQDSIILLQDSMLTAGLKAGDMKYSTVIFDFDYTLADATNGIVSSFNYAFNKLDIPCFDRESIKRTVGLPLDKAFIQLTNNENEVLINRFLSFFREKANEVMSRDTVLYADTVNTLERLKQSGHNTGIVTTKYHFRIVETLNMHGVLDLIDIIVGGEDVKVPKPSPEGLLLAVDNLKVQLDNVLYIGDSLIDAKTALAANVDFVAVTTGTTKETEFLQYPYVKIVKSLSELFSE, from the coding sequence ATGCCAGTACAGCAGGACTTTATATCAATAGCGCAGGATTCTATTATACTCCTGCAGGATTCTATGTTAACAGCAGGACTCAAGGCGGGAGATATGAAATATAGTACTGTCATCTTTGATTTTGATTATACACTAGCCGATGCAACGAATGGTATTGTGTCAAGTTTCAACTACGCCTTCAATAAGCTGGACATTCCCTGCTTTGACCGTGAAAGTATAAAAAGAACCGTCGGACTTCCACTCGACAAAGCATTTATTCAGTTAACAAATAATGAAAACGAAGTTTTGATAAATCGTTTTCTGAGCTTTTTTCGGGAAAAGGCTAACGAGGTAATGTCTAGAGATACCGTGCTGTATGCTGACACAGTAAATACATTAGAGCGATTAAAGCAGAGTGGGCACAATACAGGCATTGTAACCACAAAATATCATTTTAGAATAGTTGAAACTTTAAACATGCATGGAGTCCTGGATTTAATAGATATTATTGTTGGAGGAGAGGATGTTAAAGTCCCCAAGCCGTCTCCAGAAGGATTACTGCTTGCAGTTGACAACCTTAAAGTACAACTCGATAATGTGCTCTATATTGGAGATAGTCTTATTGATGCTAAAACAGCCCTCGCAGCAAATGTTGATTTTGTGGCCGTGACCACAGGAACGACAAAGGAAACTGAGTTTTTACAATATCCGTATGTAAAAATAGTAAAAAGTTTATCCGAGCTTTTTAGCGAGTAA